From the Haliaeetus albicilla chromosome 6, bHalAlb1.1, whole genome shotgun sequence genome, the window CCAGAGCCCGGCAGGCAGGAATTGCCAGCTGGCCGTCCTAATTGTACCCTGATAAGGCTCCTCTGGTAGACTTGTTCCTCTCTGTTTTGGGGAGAAGGGTGTGCAGAATCCCCACCGAATTCAAGATCTTACAACGCGCGTGGTATTTCTCCCGCCGCACTGGCTGTCATTAATGCAGGACCTCACCTCTCCCATGCACCACGTTTGTTTTGCACGGTTCTGGCCTTGTTTGGCCTAAATAACTTTACAGCACGTGGCAGCTCTATCACAGAACTgcttacccttttttttttttcctccaagacATTAAATGCCACCTCAGTCGCATTTGTGCACAGCACAGTGGAACGGATATCATGACACATTACACTGACTTCTCTCAACCAGCTTTTAATTTACAACTGCGTTTTTACTCCTCAGATCTGCTTTCAACCCTTGCTTTGCCTCagttcttgcttttgctctgcCTCAGCTCTCGCAAGCCACGTTATCGGCAGCTTTCAGATATTCAAATACGTTAAAGGAAGGTGCTGAAAGATGATCCAGTAGTCACGTTTTCCAAAAATCTCAGCTTTCAGCTAACAAAAAGATTCCCAGAGTAAGAAGGCAGCTGCAAACGCTAGTGTGACCAGCAGCCTCGTACCAGAACGCCGCGGGAAGCCACCAATCTTCGTCCCCAGCTGCTGCGTCCCCAGCACTGCCTCCGAAGCTCGATGGCAGCAGCGTTTCAATGTCACGCTCAACACTCTCTCCCTGAGCAGTGGTAACTGCAATGGCCGAAATAAAGAGCAGAAGGGGAGCGAACCACCGAAGAGAGCTGAAAGTTTCCTTTGTCTCTCCCCAGCTGTAGCACAAGGTTTGCAGGCAAACAAAGCGAGTGGAACGGTGCTCGGTAAGAGAGGAGTTTTATTGACGTGGTTAAAGCAGCATCTATTCCCACCTTTCGGAGGGGACTGACGTGATCTGGAGATCCACTAGAAACCAGACGGTTAAGTTGGGATCCCAACCAAGAACTTTCTATCCCTGCTGCGGGGGTTATCAAGATAAACGGGTTATCAAGCCGAGACTATGCGCTAGCATAGGAACCtcaacaggcagcagcagcaaagcggGAGAGGTTAGCATCGCTCCTGAACGGGCAGGCTCACGGCTTGCCAGAGGTAAAAGCCCTTCTAGGTACAAGTCACCCGACAGCTGGAAGATTGCCATACGGCTGCAGTTTTGAGTTGTATGCTTAAAATGCTGTCTTTCATCACTCCTGGGGAAATCTGCtagaactggaaaagaaagaaggctggaggatatatatatatgtatataaaatacagcTGGGTTTTCAAGCTGCGTAAGCTTCTAGCATCCACCGTATCCTGCAGAAAGGAGTTTCACAGCTACCTACACCTTTGGTGCATTTGGTGGGTCCTAcggttttggggttttgtgtttatTGGAAAAGAACAAGCAGTTGTTCCTCATTCATCTTCTCCACGCCACTAACAATTTTACACATTGTTATATCACTTCTTTCCCCATGGTCACTTTTTCCAAGCTTAAAGAGGCCTAGATTCCAGCTGTTCCTCTCACAGAAACCATTCCATAGCTCAGGATGTATTTGTCCTCCCTGAACATTTCCCAGTTTTACAATCCCTCCTCAGATGGAGAGCATTAGAAACCCAGTATTGAAGTGCACACACAGGGAGGTAATTTTATACAGGGAGGCAatcattttctccattttgctaTCTAATAATTCCTTTCCTAATAGCACCtagcatttatttaattttttctgaaagacCCTGGAAAACGTCCCTTGGGACCAGGCAATCCAGAGCCCCCACCACACAAGCCTGGAGTGAGATGGTCGCATTCAGAGGCTCCTCCCTGCCCTAATTCACTGGGAAGCAtggggaaaaagtaattttcaactACAAGGATACTTGGTTAACGGCTATTCAACACAAAAAGACAGAgtcaacccccccccaaaaccagagtCATAATAAATTCAACACACAGATACATAAGCCctaaaaagcagaagataacaCGGGCTGTAACAAAGACCGGGACTCCTGAGACACTGACAGATTGAACCATTACAGAAACCACTCAAGCGCAACCCTGAAGAGCTTCAGCCAGAAACTTCACAACTgataagaaagcaaaattatcGTAGGCTTCATGGGAAAGAGCAAATTTATTATGGGATGTTTGAGGGGAATTGTGGGACTGCGTAAAGTTCATCATGCAATGTTTCAGGGAAGATTACGGGAGCAAAACTTACTATGGGATGTTTAGGGGAAGGatggaaggaggggaaagagaagcatGAAGCTAGATCAGGGAGAAGCGCACATGGGAAATGGAGAGGAGGAATAGAAGGGGCCAGTCACACAGAGACCGGCTGGTGGTCTGTGTGCCTGTCTGGCTAAGCCCTGCACCCCATTACCACCACCTGTCCTGGCCTCGTATTAAACTAATCCTAGCTGTTTCCTCTCCAGGCATGCGCATTTGTGATCTGCTAGCAAACGGTGAGCTGAACTAGCCCAGAAATAGGATAAGAGGTCCGTGAGCCAGATACCGGAGAGACCACAAGTCTGAGGACCAGCTACCAGCGATCCACAAAAGTGTGTGTGCACGATCCACTAGCATGCTCTAGGTTCGATGGGCCGGGGAGTAAGAACAGGATTAGGCCTTTTTTGCCATTCATGTTTTGCGAGTGCCATTTGTGTTTTCCTGGGCACCCGCCACAGcacttttcttcagtttctgctAATCAGTCTGCGGCTGGTTGCATCTGtagtatgtgtgcatgtgtctgaGGGAGTTGCTGGAGTTCGCACTCAGCCTCACCACTTGCTGAACCTGGTAAtatgggaaagcagcagcctcaCACGTAGCAGACCAGGACAGAAAGGATTCCCCGGATCTTACAGTCCACTGTGCTCAGCTGTCCTTAACACCAAACACTGGAACAGCGCATCAAGTTCTCCCATGAACCCAAAGCTTGGCGAGGAAAACGAAATCAAGGCAAAGCCTCACATAAGCTGAGCCAGCAAGACAATTACAGAAACAAGAGTTATGGCTCAGGTCTGTTACACACCAAACTCCACGCACACTGTGGTGGAACAGAAGCTGGAGAGCACACTTAGTAGAAAGCTTATTAATGAATGGTCTCTAGAAAAAGATTTATTCACTGGAGAGCAGAACCAAAGAAGAGACTATCAACTCACTCTGACAAGGGTAAAGGACCTGGGCTGACGTTTAAACAGAAACAGCCCAGACCACTGCTTGTTACATCTCAAGGAGAAGCAACCATATCTAGGtgaacaaaaaggcaaaaagaaagaacGTGATTGTACAGCTCCAGGACCAGCCGCAATCCCTGCTGCAGCCCGGGAGGCCAAGAACCAAGAGACTGCTGGGGACCAGCACAAGGGTGAAACGGGGACGATCGCAACAGTGACCTGGATTAGCACACAGTGACAACAGGGAACTAGGGACCAGCACGGGACCGCTGGCCTAtgagctccagccctgccccgaCGAACCACTCCGCTGACAGGCACCACACAATACACCCTTCATCCAGGCAGCTAGGATTTCAGCTCCCGCTGCTTCTTCACAAACATCCATGTTGCAGAGCGTTAAGAACAGACACCAGAAATGCCAGAGCATCAGACAGGAACGGACGGGGTTTCTGTTGCAGACAAGTAAGGGGACACAGCAGAATTCTGTATTCTGTGTTCAAGGGAAGAGGACAAGACCCGAGCGAGAGTATAAAACTTTTAATGGGTCTGTGTGTCAGTCCTTGATGCATAAGGAAAGGAGCAAATGGGGCTATAGCTGTCCCGGGcgctcagtgctgcagagattATCCGCACAGAGCAGGAAAGACAAGGCAGTAGACGCATagctgcagcagcctcccaCCTTTGCTCTCCGAGGGGACCAACACCCGGAAAAGCAGTTCCTCTCACTGTCCGTTCAGCTTCACTCTATGCTTCTTCCTGGTAGGGACTTGAGGACGCATCATTTTGGGAGAAGGACGGCCAGCCTTCAGTGGTCTCCTCTGTGCCTGCAGTGAACGTCTCTTCTTCAAAGCAGGCTGTGGCGGCTTCTGCTCTTTGTCAACTTTTGATCCCTCAAGTTTCCTCTTCTTTGTCTGAGGCTCCCTGACGGTATCAGGGACAGCAGATGGAGTTGCTGCTTTCACAGCAGGTTCTTCATCTGAAACGAGAGAGAAAGGTGCTGTAAGAAGAACTTGCATGGATTCTGCAGGGGAAGCAGCCTGTGAGAGCAGGCCCAGGCAGCTCGGCTGAGCGCCAGCACTAGGTTACCTTTTTGCGCCTGGGGGATGGCATTAGAGAATTTCTTGAACTTGGCAATGAAGAACCCATCCATATTGTGCGTGTGGGGATAGAAACGCCGCGTAGACTTGAGGGAGGGGTGGAAGCGACGGTCCTTGAACCTGGAAGAGGAAGCGGGGTGAGAAGTGACGGAACGCCTTTGCTCAAACCTGGCCACTAAAGGAACAGTCACCTGTGCAGGTGTGACCTGGCACGCACCTGGTGAAGCCTTCCTTGCCAAAGTCCAGGCCTGTGGCCACCAAACGAACGTTGCGTTTCTTCAGGGCATAATCCACAACCCACTCATTCTCCTCCACCTACCAGAGACTAAGCATTAGGATCCAAAGCTCGCCAGTCCCCTGAGTAGCAGATGATCGCAGCAGAGCGTGGAGGGGACTTACCATGATGGAGCAAGTGCAGTAGACAATGTAGCCCCCCGTCTCTGAGGCAGCATTGACCGAATCTATAGCACTAAGAATCAGCTCCTTCTGCAGGTGAGAACAGCGCAGGATGTCTTTCTCATCCTGAAAGAGATAGATAGGTTAGGATGCcagaggcacagggaagcaccCCAGACCTCTGTTGTGGATGGGGGGATGACAGGAGAGCAAAGCACATATGATATAGAAGGTTCTGGAGTCTTCTGCTGAGCTAACCTTAAAAAACCTAGCCCTGGCACAAcatgcagaataaaaaagagaaagaaaaaaaagtgtgtctCTATTGCAGGCATCTCTCAAGAGCAAAGCTGCCCTGAAGTTCTTCCTCTCATGACATATACTTGAGTCCCCATCTTGTGTCCCCACTGGTCACTTACCTTGTTGGTTTTGACAGCAGGATCCTTGGAAATGACGCCTGTTCCACTACAAGGAGCATCAAGCAAGACACGGTCAAACCCTCCAAGCACCTACAAGCAGATGTACATTTGGAATTATGCTCACAGGTGAGAACtcagaacaaaaccaagacTAGAAGGGGAACCAGAAGACCAGGAAGGCAGGAAAGATCTCTCACTCCTCCCTGTCCACCTTCCTGTCTCCATATCAAATAACAAATACactccccagcagctctgctcattCTCCTGTGACAAATGGCTTTGGAGAACACAGCTTTACTAAAGGGACAGCACAGCAGCTCTAGGTAAGCACGGTAAGGACACCCCAAAGCAAGCAGGAACATACCTTGGGGAACTGGCGTCCATCGCAGTTACTCACTACAGCATTGGTGACTCCCAGCCGATGCAAGTTCCCTACCACGCTACGTAACCGCTCAGCGTTGCTGTCGTTGGCCAAGATCATACCTGTGTTCTTCATAAGCTGAGCTGCCGGAGAGCAAAACACATCAGCAAGGGGCTGAAAACCTCCTGCACTTTTGCCCATGGGGACAGCCAcccccctcctttccctgagctCAGTCCCCCTCTGTTCCCCCTTTCTGTATAGACCAGTGGAAACCCATCACTTTACAGAACATCCGTCCCTCCCAAGGCTTCAGGGTGGTACCTATGTAGCTGGTCTTTCCTCCCGGGGCACAGCACATATCCAGGATGCGTTCGTTCTCCTGTGGAGCCAGAGCCATGACAGGGAGGAGACTGGAGGCTCCTTGCAGCATGTAGTGCCCAGCCAGGTACTCAGGGGTGGCACctgggcagggaaggcagaACAAAAGATGACGACATGTGAAAGAAAGGGAGCCAAGAGTGGGTCAGCTCAGCCCTGCGACAGGAAGGGTGATCTCACCAATGGGCACAGAGGAGTCATAAATAACAAGTCCCGTTTTCGACCACTTCCCCAAGGGGTCGAGATTCACGCCACGGTTGATTAGAGCCTGCAAGACAAGAAGATGGGACTGAGATGCCACCTCGTGTGACAGGCGGCGCAGGAGATAACCATGGGTTCCTGCTCACCTGCGCCAGGTCCCGTCGCCGCGTCTTGAGTGTGTTGGTGCGAATGGTCACAGGGCGGGGAACCTCATTGGCTTCCAGAAAGTTTATCAGCTAGATGAAAGAAGGGACAGAGAATAGAGATAAAAATTAAGACCAGGGAGGCAGCCAAATCCTCGTCAGTCAGCAAAGACACGGGCAGGGCAGGATCCTACCTCAGGGAGCGGGAAGATGTCCATGAGCTTCATGAGCAAGAAATCACTGTAGGAATAGTAGGCAGCCATGTCCCGGCGCAACAACGCGAGGTACTCCTGTCGCGTTCGTCCTTCCTCCCGCTTCACCACAAAGTCCTGCAGCACCTCCATGTTGCCCTTGATGCGTTGGTGAATGATGTGCAGGTCAGGCGGCTCAGCAGGTAGAAAGATCATTAAGGAGTCATCAACAGCCAATACACTCACGCACAGGCTCTTTACAAGCACAATCAGTCATGCAGGACTCCTGCATCACAACAGCACCCGCAGCAGAAAGGCCTCGCTGGAATATGCTTTCATCAGGGCTCAGCAGAGGGGGGATTCAAAAGGTGGAACCGGACAAAAAAGTTTACAAGGCAGGAACTACAAGGTACTTAAAAGAATCTGGTTAGCTACTttagataaacagaaaaaactaggaaaaagacgacaacaaaaaaagtcttttaataCTGAAAGCATCACTTATAGCAGAAAGGAGACTACAAGTTCTCCAAGGGCGACTAAGGGGTACAGAGGAGAATGAGAAGAGGCAAAATTAAATTGTACTGGGGGGCAGGAAATTAAAACCCACCAAAGCCCAATAGCAAACACTTTGGATGCTGGAGTGGCTGTTATCAGAGGCTCTAGGAACGGGTTAGACAAACACCTGCCAGGAAAATCAGGGTAGAGAGGAACGAACTACACGATAAGATATCCATGCGCATTTAGGACCAGAAAGGAAATTGGGGCAGGCGCCAAGCTCCATACAGGGCATAACAGATTTCCTAACTGTGCTGTACAGAAGTGCAGCGTTGTATGCTATCTATTAGGGCAGCTCATCTAAAAATACCTTGTCATGCACAAAACACTCTCGCTAAGCAAAACTCATGATAAAGTCCAAATTAAGCTCTTTGGTTGTATCTAGGCCCCGTGCTGCTGCATGCATATGGCTTACGGATGTTGCAGATAAAAAGGATATCCTCTCTCTCAATCTGTTCATCAGTTGGCAGTTTAAATTGTTCGTCTATATCCAGGTTGAGCTGCAGATCTGtgctctcttcctccttctgtcCCATTTTCTGCCTGCTtgcctcctctgctgcagcttcctcttcctcctcttcctcctcctcctcctcttcactaTCATCTTCACTGAGGCCTCCCCTAAGGACAAAGAACAGGACGGATGTTTTACGCAAGAATGGTATCACACAGGCACTTCACAATTACTGTTTCTTAGATGGCAGAGAGGACAGAATAATGAACACAGGCTCCTCATCTGACCAGGAAAGACTCTGCGGACTGGCGATGTTCTCGAATCCTCACCTGTCAGACTTCTGCTTCAGGGCAGCTTTTTCAATAGGCAGCAACTAAACAGAGACAAAAGATTAATGAAACAATATCCCCAGGTTCCCCCTTACTTCCTGCCATCAGTGAAATTTATCTGCTCTGTTTAAAAAGGATAACAAACAAAAGCACCAAATATTATTATGCTGGGATCAATTGCTAAACTTGAAATTGTTCTTGtgaaggaaagaaggggaaagctCTCTGCCACCTCACCATCCACCCCCCCAGTAAAGTcacccttttttccccaggccTGATGGGTCCTTTCAGCCAGCAAAGTCAAGTATTCCTTGCGCAAAAGCTCctacctcttcttcctctgatgATGAGGCACCATAATCATCCACCATCTCGTCGCTgctcccatcctcctcctcctcctccatctcccAGCTGCCCTCTTCCACCTCACCATCGCTGGATAACTCCATGTTGTTTCCTTTAGAGGGGATTTTCTTGGCTTTGGCCGGAGCCAGCAATTTTGAATTGTCATCACTGAAGCCAGACCGGCCACGGGGGGGTTGTCCTGCTGCCTTGAGGGCATGTTTCTCCTTCTGTGAGGATACCTGCTCTTTATCTACAGGCAGAAGAAATGGTTAGAAGTTAGGTGTTACTCTCAAAAGCAGCTGCCCTATTTTTTTCGTTGTTATACAAGAGAGGCCTTCATCCTAGTCCTGAGATGCCTGTCCAAGAGAAGGGACTGCTGGCTTTCATCAGTTTTCTTAATCACAAACAAGAGCGTATTCTCACCTCTGCTCTGAGGAAACTTTAGAGATCTAACTAGAATtaccaaagaaaaacacagctaCAAAATTCTTATGGCATTTGCTCTGACGTATTACGGCACCCTCATTCCCAAATCTTTGTctgtccttccttcttcctACTGCGACAGCTTCCCAGGCTAGGCGGGACGTTAACGTGGGGAGCGTAGAAATCCTCAGCGACCCCACCTCGCTGGGGTAAATCAGAAGCGGCTTTAACACGTGGAAAAGAAACCTTTTACGGGTCTGTTCTTCTGACAGCACCGCAGCGGCCAGAAATCATGAAAAATCCGTTTGAAATAATGACATTCCGCTTGTCCCACACCGGAGCTGGCAGCAGAACAGGGTGGCTGCCGGCCCCCGCCTGGCACTCACCTGCCGGCTCcggccttcctcctcctcctcctcctcctcgcagcCTCCTCCCCGCTCCCAGCCGCCTCTTCGCAGCcctggatggggaggagatgcgGCGGTcagccccagcccggcccggtcaccccccccccgtccccgccaCCCTCACCTCTTCCTCCCGTGACTGGAAAGCTTCTTCCTACCGGTCTCCGGTTCTGAGGAAAGACAGGCGGCGGGTCAGGCGGCAGCCCCGCACCGGCGGCAGCGGCAGAGCCTCCGGGCCGGCTCAGACGGGACTTACCTGGCGGCAGAAAGCGGGCCAGCTCCACCTCGGCCCCCCGCTGCTTACGGGCCTTGCGCCCGGGGCCGCGCTTCTCCTTCCTGGCGGGGTCCAGCTTCCGCCCCATGGCGCCGGCCTACCGGGACGGCCGCCGCACGTGCGGAGCTCCCCCACGCACCGGCGCATGCGCGGGGCCTCGGTcccgcctccctcccccccgcccaTTGGCTAACGCCACCCGCTGCTGCTGGCTGAGTGGCTTGGGAGGTGACGTCAGGGGACGGGGCGGGGCGTCAGGAGAGGCGGGGAAGGCGCCCGGTCCCCGCGCCGGCGggcaggggctcggccgggAAGGGGGCGGGGAGAACGGGACGGGGAGGGCAGAATTCCAGGAGAAGTGGAAGCCCGGAACCGGGGGATAGCACAGGGAAGGGTAAGGGATCCCTCTCCCGCTTCTGTTCAAGAATAAAATACTTGGAATAAAATACAaggaaactttatttttcagttttaccaaggttttgctctgtttttttgacttttttttttttgtacggTTGCTTTTTGTCTTCAAGCTGCTTATTAGTGGACAAGTCCGGTCagtttttgtattaaaaaggaTCTTGATGGAGGTAGCTTTGTCTCTGTCCTGGCTTTTGCTTGGTCTTGCCTGCGCACTCGTCTCAGTAAACaaactcaaaataaaattaaaaaggaaaactggaatTCCAGGCGGAGGCAGCGAGCAACGCAGCCAGGTTCTCCGTGTAACAGACATGGCGCTGTGGCCTCCAGTCACTATGTACAGAGTCCATCATACATCCCCCTCTCTCCTAAGCACACTCCTTGCTCCAACgggctggctgcaggggaaggagtttctcctcctcctcctccccggaGACCTGCGGCAGCAGCTTCCATGGAGGGAAACAGCACCCAGTCAGGAATGTCAGACAGAGGGGTAGATTGTGAaggggtggggcggggggggtcaCTTCAGCTTGGCCAAAAGGTCAACAGCACTGGGCCAGGGACTCACTGCTGCTGGGCCACCTGTAGGGCGAGAGAAGGCGAGCTGAGACTTGAAGGCTCGTCAGTGGACCCCAGCTTTCCCCACGGAGCCAGGTAGCTCCGCTTATACTGACCAGAGGGGGTACGTACTTGTTGGGGAGGTGGCGGCGGAGGGGGCTCGCTGCTGCGGTTGGCCAGCCGGCTGAGGATGTTGCGCTCAGACATCTGGAGGCGTACTGCCACGGGTGGGATACGGGCAATGGTGGCTGGCAAACGAGTCACATCGGCCTTCATGTCACTCAAAagctcctccagctgcttcaGAACTGGAAGAGAAAGGGACATCTGTtcagaggggaaagggacaccCCACAGGGAAAAAGACCAGAAGGGGACAGCGATGCAAAAACACCTCTCCCAATTACCTTTGTGCAGCACAGCGTTGGCCGGTTTATTCCCAGCCATTGACTCCTTGGATAGGTGCTGGTGGCTCTCAGCCAGGCATTCCACCTCTGCGAAACGCGTGTTCAGAGCCATAGACGGATGAGATGGGTCCTCGGACATGTTCAAATAGGCGGCTCGCCGCAGCTGCTCCTCGATCACCAGCGCTTGCTCCAGGAGCTGCAAGATGGGGCAGTAATGAGAAGTTTCTTCTCAGCAGTTGCCTGCAAAGCAGCCCATTTGCACCCCCAGTCTCTCCTGATCCAGTTCTCCACTACCTCAGGCTGCGAGATTCTGCAGCTGAACTTCCTTTCACCAGCTTGTTTAGGCTTTACTCAATATAAAGAGCCCAAAACAATTAAGGACTCCATTAAGCTAGGCCAGGTACACAAAAAAAGCAGGCTACATTTCGTTTAACAGAAGACTACCATAAATCCTCTAGGATTCTCATTCCTTCTCAGATTCTTTTTAAAGACCAAGTTGTTTGCCATTTTACTCTTTCTTTATGGAGCAAAGTGGATGGAGCTTTCTCTTTGAATCCAAGTGAGAAGTATCCCACGCTACTTGCAGGGAGTCCACAAACCGTTAAGCATTTCAGGGGCATTTGGAGAAATCAATCTGAATCGTGTTACTGCGGAACTGATCAGCCAGACTACACTGAATTAATGTTTTGCCCCACAACCGAGAACTACATGGCCTTTATTTGGGTTGGTCTTAAATCACTCCCAGAACTAAGCTACAGTCACTCCCAAACAGGTTGAGGCAGAGACTGAAGGCAACCCTTTCACCAATCCATACAGTGTTTCTAAGTTCTGCTTAGGCACTCTGAGTGGGTTGTAGCACACCAGGCACAAGCTGTGATGCAAACAGCCACTTGAACCTTAAGCATCCCGCATACCAGTTGTTGAATAAACATTTGGAGAGAGAGTGCTGAACCCAGCTCCCCAATACCATTTCTAGAGTAAAGGGAGCTCCTATCATGGAGCTACTGCATGATCCTGAGAGATACTGCTGATCTTTCTCCCCCTAAAATGAAAGGCACTGCAGAAGCCTTCACTTTCTTAGCAGAAACTCAGAACAGCAAGCTCTTGTTCTTAGAGGTGCAGCTGGCTGAAAGGCACTTACCACACTGAAGAGAAATCCTTACCTTAAATCTCCTTGCCAAGAACTTATTCTTTATTTCCAGGAAGTTGCCCCTGTTCATCTCACCCTTGAAGGGTTCATTGAGGATGGCGTAACGTGGATCATTCTGAATATCCTGCCAACGGGCATAGCCATGACTGAGATGGGATGAGCTCAGGCAAACAAAGGCAGTGAGAACAAGGGAATACACAGCCCAGGCAGATACAGTTCTCAagagggggtggggagagggggtgCAGAGAGGGGAGGAACAGGAGCCAAGGAAAAGGAATGAGAACTATGTCCTGCTAAGTCTTAACTATGCTGGCAGGAAACTCCTCCTCCCACCATCACTTTCACTCTTGTGAAAGAAGGTAAAGCATTCTCTCACTTAATGTACTCCAGTCAGACCCCCGGATGGTCACCTTCACCGTGATAGTTCATGTACAAGGGGAGAGAACTGGTCTGTCAGGGCAAGGATACTTGATAATCCCAGCAAGGAGCCAGTAGTCATGACGCCGATGCCAGATCTCGTAGGTCTTCTTTGTGACAGTTGCAGCCCGCTCTTCATTCTGCCATAGGGAGTGTAGTTCTGGGAAGGCGAGAGACACCAAAACAGTTGAAAGTTATTTCACAAACACAAGCAGGGACATATAAACAAGTTCAAGCATATGAAGACTTCTCGTACCAGTGAAGCCACCATCTGCTATGTTGAACATGAAGCGCTGCTTTACTGCCTTCTTGTGCCTTTCATCTACTGACTCTTTCAGCATCTCTCCATTCTGCAGCATCACGACATCCCTCTTATCATCATCCTTTTTCTCATCTGTACACACAGGAAATTATTAGGAAGAACATGGCAGATACTACAGCAAGCTGGACCCACAAGGGATCCTTGCAGGAGAGGAGTTAAGGAAGAGAATGGAATTACTGTGACTCACCTTTCTCATCCAGAGTGATGATAGGAGGTTCAGGGGGATTCTCAATAGGTGCTCTGTCTTCCACTTTCTCCACATCAGCtacaggagagaaggggaacaTGAGACATAGGGGAACATGACAAGACCAAGGTTTTGTTCTTCAGCCTGTGAAACCTAATACTGTTCCCTAACTCCCTGTTCAAAGTTCCTGGAATAGCCCCACTGACTGTCTACATTTACACCTGTTTCTTTACATTGAAGTGCTGAAGCAAAGAAGATGCAGCtttaggaaaataatatttgagGTGGAGGGGGAGTTATTGCTGTTCAAGGTATTAAACAAC encodes:
- the NOP2 gene encoding 28S rRNA (cytosine(4447)-C(5))-methyltransferase — protein: MGRKLDPARKEKRGPGRKARKQRGAEVELARFLPPEPETGRKKLSSHGRKRAAKRRLGAGRRLRGGGGGGGRPEPADKEQVSSQKEKHALKAAGQPPRGRSGFSDDNSKLLAPAKAKKIPSKGNNMELSSDGEVEEGSWEMEEEEEDGSSDEMVDDYGASSSEEEELLPIEKAALKQKSDRGGLSEDDSEEEEEEEEEEEEAAAEEASRQKMGQKEEESTDLQLNLDIDEQFKLPTDEQIEREAAEPPDLHIIHQRIKGNMEVLQDFVVKREEGRTRQEYLALLRRDMAAYYSYSDFLLMKLMDIFPLPELINFLEANEVPRPVTIRTNTLKTRRRDLAQALINRGVNLDPLGKWSKTGLVIYDSSVPIGATPEYLAGHYMLQGASSLLPVMALAPQENERILDMCCAPGGKTSYIAQLMKNTGMILANDSNAERLRSVVGNLHRLGVTNAVVSNCDGRQFPKVLGGFDRVLLDAPCSGTGVISKDPAVKTNKDEKDILRCSHLQKELILSAIDSVNAASETGGYIVYCTCSIMVEENEWVVDYALKKRNVRLVATGLDFGKEGFTRFKDRRFHPSLKSTRRFYPHTHNMDGFFIAKFKKFSNAIPQAQKDEEPAVKAATPSAVPDTVREPQTKKRKLEGSKVDKEQKPPQPALKKRRSLQAQRRPLKAGRPSPKMMRPQVPTRKKHRVKLNGQ